One segment of Larus michahellis chromosome 14, bLarMic1.1, whole genome shotgun sequence DNA contains the following:
- the LOC141751348 gene encoding melanin-concentrating hormone receptor 1-like has protein sequence MAPTNSSRNFTAPEARNGSVAEKSAPYTNVIMPSLFSIICFLGIVGNLIVIYTIVKKKKLRCKQTVPDIFIFNLSIVDLLFLLGMPFLIHQLLGNGSWYFGAPLCTIITALDTNSQITSTNILTVMTLDRYLATVYPLKSTYVRTPCVAALVICLVWLLSFLTIIPVWMYAGLMPLEDGTVRCALLLPNPETDIYWFTLYQFMLAFAVPLIVICVVYFKILQHMATTVVPLPQRSLQVRTKKVTRMAVAICSAFFICWAPFYILQLVHLGIDTPSMAFFYAYNFAISLGYANSCLNPFLYIALSETFKRQFLVAIRPAKEPCRNSSSVNNNSTTEASVCLKLAPESTQQTQFLEDFSPRSLPVAVH, from the coding sequence TAGCAGAGAAGTCAGCACCATACACCAACGTGATCATGCCCAGTCTCTTCAGCATCATCTGTTTCCTGGGCATTGTGGGGAACCTCATTGTCATCTACACTATTGTCAAGAAGAAGAAACTGAGATGCAAACAAACCGTGCCTGACATTTTCATCTTCAACCTCTCCATTGtggacctcctcttcctcttgggCATGCCTTTTCTCATCCACCAGCTCCTAGGCAATGGCTCCTGGTACTTCGGAGCTCCCCTGTGCACCATCATCACTGCCCTGGACACCAACAGTCAGATCACCAGCACCAACATCCTTACAGTGATGACACTGGACCGTTACCTGGCAACTGTGTACCCTCTAAAATCTACCTATGTCCGGACCCCATGTGTTGCAGCTCTAGTTATCTGCTTGGTGTGGCTCCTCTCCTTCCTGACCATCATTCCCGTATGGATGTACGCAGGTCTTATGCCTCTGGAGGATGGGACTGTCCGCTGTGCTCTCTTGCTTCCCAACCCAGAGACTGATATCTACTGGTTCACGCTCTATCAGTTCATGCTGGCATTCGCTGTGCCATTGATTGTGATCTGTGTGGTCTATTTTAAGATCCTTCAGCACATGGCCACCACTGTGGTCCCATTGCCCCAAAGAAGCCTCCAGGTACGTACCAAGAAAGTCACCCGCATGGCAGTTGCCATCTGCTCTGCCTTTTTTATTTGTTGGGCTCCCTTTTACATCCTCCAGCTGGTTCACCTCGGCATTGACACACCGTCCATGGCCTTCTTTTATGCCTACAACTTTGCCATTAGCTTGGGCTATGCCAACAGTTGCCTCAACCCCTTCCTCTACATTGCCCTCAGTGAGACCTTCAAGCGCCAGTTCTTAGTGGCCATCCGCCCTGCAAAAGAGCCATGTCGCAACAGCAGCTCTGTCAACAACAATAGCACAACAGAGGCTAGTGTATGTCTAAAACTGGCACCAGAATCCACCCAGCAGACTCAGTTTCTGGAGGACTTTTCCCCACGTTCACTGCCTGTGGCTGTTCACTAG